A part of Ammospiza caudacuta isolate bAmmCau1 chromosome 5, bAmmCau1.pri, whole genome shotgun sequence genomic DNA contains:
- the LOC131557923 gene encoding endonuclease domain-containing 1 protein-like yields MLGLLLLQVLASCLWLGHSTVVNSFDSCPQFFYDGIPPDGALNPNNPARICQRFNNSYHYATLYDRVRRIPVYSAYKYEPGDDKKPPKRWMVEPQLIDRNSLPDMKYDWVLIEEHIFTLDQIKESQAIPDDYKELKDLDRGHLCPSGHQFSKESMMATFTLTNAVPQDKNLNIGQWNIYEYRTMRSMTKGCKTTYVITGAVHGNTYISDNRVNRPSHIWSAACCLADEEPPKAWGAIAENDKNQVEVLSLEELEKRLTDHYKGKVTLFKNACSQK; encoded by the exons atgctggggctgctgctgctgcaggtgttggccagctgcctctggctgggacacagcacGGTGGTGAACTCCTTTGATAGCTGTCCTCAGTTCTTCTATGATGGGATTCCCCCAGATGGTGCCCTGAACCCAAATAACCCAGCCCGGATCTGTCAGCGCTTCAACAACTCGTATCACTATGCCACCCTCTACGACAGAGTCAGGAGAATTCCAGTGTACTCTGCTTACAAGTATGAGCCTGGAGATGACAAGAAACCTCCAAAGAGGTGGATGGTTGAGCCTCAG CTCATAGATAGAAATAGTCTTCCAGACATGAAATACGATTGGGTCCTCATAGAGGAACACATATTCACCTTAGACCAAATCAAAGAGAGCCAAGCTATTCCTGACGACTACAAAGAACTGAAGGATTTGGACCGTGGCCATTTGTGCCCCAGTGGCCATCAGTTCAGTAAAGAGAGCATGATGGCTACCTTCACTCTCACCAATGCAGTGCCTCAGGACAAGAATCTCAACATAGGCCAGTGGAACATCTACGAGTATAGAACAATGCGCAGTATGACCAAGGGATGTAAAACCACCTACGTGATCACGGGTGCTGTGCATGGGAACACCTACATATCTGATAACAGGGTGAACAGACCCAGCCACATCTGGtcagctgcctgctgcctggCGGATGAAGAGCCCCCAAAGGCTTGGGGGGCCATAGCTGAGAACGACAAGAACCAGGTGGAGGtcctcagcctggaggagctggagaagagGTTGACCGATCACTACAAGGGAAAGGTTACCCTGTTCAAAAACGCCTGTTCCCAGAAATAG